From the Streptomyces sp. NBC_00390 genome, the window ACGTCGTCGAGCGCCTCCCCGAGATCACCGAGGCCCTCGTCATCGGCGCGGAGGACCCCGACGGCGGCTACTGGATGCCGCTCTTCGTGGTCCTCGCCGACGGGGCCGGCCTGGACGACCCCCTGCGCGAGAAGATCCGCGACGCGATCCGCGCCGGCGCCTCGCCCCGCCACGTCCCCGACGAGATCCTCGCCGTACCGGCCCTCCCGCACACCAAGACCGGCAAAAAGCTCGAGGTTCCCGTCAAGCGCCTGCTCCAGGGCATCCCCGCCGAGCAGGTCCTGAATCCCGCGGCGGTCGACAACCCCGATCTGATCGCCTACTTCGCCCGCCTGGGCGCGGAGCGGAACAAGCGGTCAGCCGACCACACATGACGCCGGCGGGGCCTAAGGCCCACGTGGCAGCACCGGGTCCTTGTGCCCCGCCCGGCTCCGCAAACCAGACCCCGTCCCCACCGTGTGGCGCCGGGGCGGTCAACCCGCCCCGGCACCACACCATCCGCACAACCGAAGTAAGAGAGAAACCATGAGCACGACCGACCGCGAACCGCAGGCCCTCGATGTCCTCGACGACGCAGGGCGAAAGGTGCTGTTCACCGAGGCCCGCACCGCGAACACCTTTGCCGAGGTGGCCGTTGCCGACGACGAACTCGCCATGATCTGGGAACTCGCCCGATGGTCGCCGAGCGCCGCCAACGGTCAGCCTCTGCGTGTGCTCTTCGTGCGCACCCGCGAGGGCAAGGAGCGACTGGCCGAGCATCTCGACGAGGGCAACAGGGCCAAGACGCTTCAAGCGCCGGCCGTGGCGATCCTGGCGTACGACGTCGACTTCCACGAGCAGATGCCGACCGTCTTCCCGGCCCGCGGCGACATGCTGCGAGCGGCGTTCGCCGACCAGATCCAGACGCGCGAGAGCCTTGCCGCCTACAACTCGGCACTGCAGAGCGGG encodes:
- a CDS encoding malonic semialdehyde reductase, with product MSTTDREPQALDVLDDAGRKVLFTEARTANTFAEVAVADDELAMIWELARWSPSAANGQPLRVLFVRTREGKERLAEHLDEGNRAKTLQAPAVAILAYDVDFHEQMPTVFPARGDMLRAAFADQIQTRESLAAYNSALQSGVFLLAVRAAGLAAGPMAGFDRAGVDKEFFAGTSWRSHLVVNIGHPGADPWFPRLPRVPVEDAVAWA